From a region of the Nonlabens dokdonensis DSW-6 genome:
- a CDS encoding DUF6090 family protein, with translation MIKFFRKIRKNLLSEGKTGKYFKYAIGEIVLVVIGILIALQINNWNNDLQNLKKEQDVLKNLKAEVLQNLKEIKRDHEFNVECLDACYTLLNIDKTKSVNPLKIDSLMGTALDYATFDARLGVVNDVISSGKLELIKNEDLRLLLNQWTGELSDYVEDAMVRRNFISNNYDILTRHIPVRNGDKTQDRSDYKKTYTIKPITVDISNYQKFIEDTEVDNAWYSHYINQSFVTINEKEVERFLLKILDLINKNIDD, from the coding sequence ATGATAAAGTTCTTTAGAAAAATTAGAAAAAACCTACTTTCAGAAGGTAAAACAGGAAAGTATTTCAAGTATGCTATTGGAGAAATAGTTCTAGTTGTAATTGGAATTTTAATCGCATTACAGATTAACAACTGGAACAATGATCTACAAAATTTAAAAAAGGAACAAGATGTTTTAAAAAATTTAAAAGCTGAAGTTCTACAGAATTTAAAAGAGATTAAAAGAGACCATGAATTCAACGTAGAGTGTTTAGATGCTTGTTACACCCTTTTAAATATCGATAAAACCAAATCGGTAAATCCTCTTAAAATAGACAGCTTGATGGGTACGGCTCTAGACTACGCCACTTTCGACGCGCGTTTAGGTGTTGTTAATGATGTTATTTCTTCAGGAAAACTGGAGCTGATAAAAAACGAAGATCTAAGACTTTTATTAAATCAATGGACTGGCGAATTGAGCGATTATGTAGAGGATGCAATGGTACGAAGAAACTTTATTTCTAATAATTACGACATTTTAACGAGGCACATACCTGTAAGGAATGGTGATAAAACACAAGATAGATCCGATTATAAAAAAACATATACAATAAAACCCATAACTGTAGATATTAGTAATTATCAAAAATTTATTGAAGATACAGAAGTTGATAATGCTTGGTACAGCCACTATATAAATCAATCTTTTGTAACGATTAATGAAAAAGAGGTTGAGCGTTTTTTATTGAAAATTTTAGATCTAATAAATAAAAATATCGATGATTAA
- a CDS encoding DUF6090 family protein — protein MIKFFRKIRLDALSRKRIPKYLTYAIGEIILVVIGILIALQINNWNENKKSVKLEQTYYCKIAEDLQVDIRNIDSSLVTIDKRLERTERFLKNLLKIQKDKQVIFKDFIPTFRYYKFIPTKPAIVDITSSGKLETLRNQTLKNRILSHYTEQDNALQIIEINDNAHIQKIIDIEKFADFGFQEIPQYQNLFDEELQGLLSSTQWQQNSDDELFVKVKDAMILNIIRSDREKELLNGIKDNAEELNNLLIENCN, from the coding sequence ATGATTAAGTTCTTTAGAAAAATACGTTTGGATGCGCTTTCGCGAAAGCGTATACCAAAATACCTCACCTACGCCATTGGCGAAATCATCCTCGTGGTCATAGGAATTTTAATTGCGCTGCAGATCAATAATTGGAACGAAAACAAAAAATCAGTAAAACTTGAGCAAACCTACTACTGTAAAATTGCCGAAGATTTACAAGTAGATATTAGAAATATTGATAGTTCATTAGTAACTATAGATAAGCGACTAGAAAGAACAGAACGGTTTTTGAAAAATCTTTTAAAAATCCAAAAGGATAAACAAGTTATTTTCAAAGACTTCATACCGACATTTAGATATTATAAATTCATCCCAACCAAACCAGCTATTGTCGATATCACTTCATCTGGAAAACTTGAAACGCTTAGAAATCAAACGTTGAAAAACAGAATTTTAAGCCATTACACTGAACAAGACAATGCATTACAAATCATTGAGATAAATGACAATGCACATATCCAAAAAATTATTGATATTGAAAAATTTGCCGATTTTGGATTCCAAGAAATACCACAATATCAAAACTTATTTGATGAAGAATTACAAGGATTGTTATCGAGCACACAATGGCAACAAAATTCGGATGACGAATTATTTGTAAAGGTTAAGGATGCTATGATTTTAAATATAATTAGAAGTGATCGGGAAAAAGAGCTGCTTAACGGTATTAAAGATAATGCCGAGGAATTGAATAATTTATTAATTGAAAACTGCAATTGA
- a CDS encoding RidA family protein: MNKIINRLTLLTTLCIIALGLQSCEQKQKEESKAIEKELVVKSEEPEYFLLRPEVEKAYGYSHAVKIGNSIKISGAVSMDDEGNPTAIGDIEQQMINCYADLEKVLKHFDCTFDDVVKEDIFTTDMAQMLEKSAYRAEVYKNGFPTGSWLEVKGLALPELMVEIELEVHKPE, from the coding sequence ATGAATAAAATAATCAACCGACTGACTTTACTGACAACACTTTGCATAATAGCTCTTGGGTTACAAAGTTGTGAACAAAAACAAAAGGAAGAATCGAAAGCAATTGAAAAAGAATTGGTTGTTAAATCCGAAGAGCCTGAATATTTTTTGTTACGACCAGAAGTAGAAAAAGCATACGGATATTCACACGCTGTGAAAATCGGTAATAGCATTAAAATTTCAGGAGCCGTAAGCATGGACGATGAAGGAAATCCGACAGCTATCGGTGATATTGAACAACAGATGATAAACTGTTATGCTGATTTGGAAAAAGTATTAAAACACTTTGACTGTACTTTTGATGATGTTGTAAAAGAAGACATTTTTACAACTGATATGGCGCAAATGTTAGAAAAATCAGCATATAGAGCAGAAGTTTATAAGAACGGATTTCCGACTGGATCTTGGCTTGAAGTAAAGGGACTGGCGCTTCCTGAATTGATGGTTGAAATAGAACTTGAAGTACATAAGCCAGAATAA
- a CDS encoding DUF6090 family protein translates to MIKFFRKIRQNLLSEGKTGKYFKYAIGEIVLVVIGILIALSINNLNEQRKANIKEQAILKRLEKEFISNRKQLLDKIELRNTLIESCRQLLENFDNPENASRDSVFVYLSTIQPPTFDPIQNDLVSSGNIEILKNEELKQMLVNWSTDVIQLQEVERIFLRFCEQEFYPYSNEIDIQRELAYYYYKNIPKNLLDPRQVKNLIPGKSKLVTRTTDELLKDVKLEGMVAWSLTLNMFNNQESETLMKRINSILNVLDAEIKK, encoded by the coding sequence ATGATAAAATTTTTTAGGAAAATTCGACAAAATTTACTTTCAGAAGGGAAGACTGGAAAATACTTCAAATATGCCATTGGCGAAATTGTTCTTGTGGTGATCGGTATTTTAATTGCATTATCGATTAATAATTTAAATGAACAACGCAAAGCAAATATTAAAGAACAAGCTATTTTAAAAAGGCTTGAAAAGGAATTCATATCTAATAGAAAACAACTTCTTGATAAAATCGAACTCAGGAATACGTTAATTGAAAGTTGTAGGCAATTACTGGAAAATTTTGATAACCCAGAAAATGCTTCACGCGATAGTGTATTTGTCTATTTAAGTACAATTCAGCCACCTACCTTTGATCCTATTCAAAATGACCTGGTAAGTTCTGGAAATATTGAAATTTTGAAAAATGAAGAATTAAAGCAAATGCTCGTTAATTGGAGCACAGATGTGATTCAACTTCAAGAAGTGGAGCGAATATTTCTCAGATTTTGTGAACAAGAATTCTATCCTTATTCCAATGAAATAGATATTCAGCGTGAATTAGCATATTACTATTACAAGAACATCCCAAAAAATTTGTTGGACCCTAGACAAGTTAAAAACCTCATACCAGGAAAATCAAAACTCGTTACAAGAACTACGGATGAACTTTTGAAAGACGTGAAACTAGAAGGTATGGTCGCATGGTCATTGACTCTAAACATGTTCAACAATCAAGAATCTGAAACATTAATGAAGAGAATTAATAGTATCTTAAACGTCTTAGATGCAGAAATCAAAAAGTAA